The Juglans regia cultivar Chandler chromosome 10, Walnut 2.0, whole genome shotgun sequence genome includes the window ATGATTTGTCATGACTTAATGggatagtataaatatatatatatatacatattgtaAGATGATATTAGTGTCTAAATAAAGCAAGCGAAATATATGGTAGTACAATTTtctaaagagaaatgctttaattaGCCACAAAaaactcacaaaaataaatttataaatagatttgatatgatacgtttaattgtaaaattatttttattataaaaaaaatttaatatattttataaaattatataaatttataaatttaattttatataatttctttcacGTAGTTATAACAGTTCTCTTTTCTAAACGTTGAAGGATAGTGAACATAACAAGATAGAAACGAAAAATTGATTCAGCCCAAAGCCCAACAAGGAGTTGGAGTTGGACCTTAGTCCAAGAGCTAGTCCAGAGTGGGCTCTGATAATTGCAGTTCCTTTACTTGGACCTCGATTTTAGAGTCTAGATACCTTATCTATCGTATAACAAATTTTACTATGACAGAAGGAAAAATACAAACACCAATTTGATctttaaaaaagtttatttttaataccgTCGTTAGAATCCCCCAATATCAGTAGTTTGATGCTTCGTTTGGTACCTTCGATTGTGTTTTAAAACACCCCCTACGTGTTGAATCAGCTGGTCgtgtttgtaataattagatttgaTTATCTGTAATTCAACTTGATCTACTAATTAGAatttactatatagtatattaagTTCTTGTACAGTCATGGTActgtatatttaattatcatcttaaaaaaatcttcTCAACTTTATAGACGTAAGTACGTTATCACGTAAATTTGGtatgattttacatttttaacttTATGTTACCGTCACCCTATTGAGTTACACGTATGTTGTTGACCAACTTGGATCTGAGTCCGTGACTTCACAATTGAAACTTTAATAAAGAAAACTATAGGAAAAGAGATATGAAACCATTGAAAAAGCAGGAAGAAACAAATGTGGAAGTTGTTCCTTAGCAATCGAAGCAGAGCAATATGAACATTGACTGACCAACTATGCGAGAAGTAAAAGCTAATATTAACTGTGAGTCAATCATACGAAGCGCAGCTGCGCAAAGGAGGTTGTCAAATAATTTTGTACGTAATTTTGAGGGATTTTTTGTGCTACACAATCTCTTATCCtccacatattatattttttttaaatttttttttgagtttattctttttaaactaatttaatttttctatttattatttatatattaaatatttgataaaacaaaaaaaaaataaaaaataaaaaatataatacgcagaaattatgtaaatagtaagaagttgcataaattttttactttttgtcgTATATAATTATTGGCAATTTATATCAAATAACTTGTCGAGAAAATGCacgaatttaaaaaatagaaagaatattGGGAGAGTTTGATCAAGATCGAGCTAGATATGATTAATCGTAGATGACAGGTCACTGAGCAGAACTTTGTCCGACtgatctcatttaatcattacaattttttcaaatttttatttaaaataaaataaataattcaactttttcgaatctcaaaacaaaaataatattaaaaaaatatattttaacaatattttatttaatttttaactttaatctcaattcatcttatctcatctgtaaaacAAACGAGACTGTGCGCTTTTGGCTCTTCAGTGAACAAATAGAcaatttcgtttgttttcacaaatgagattagttgagattaaaattaaaaaattgaataaagtattattagaatatattttttaatattatttttgttttaaaattttaaaaagttgaattgtttattttattttgtattggaagttagaaaatttgtaatgattaaatgagatgaaatgaaatattttctgaaaacaaacaagtcGTGCCCACATCActttttgttttagattatacaagcataattatttttacaacggtttttataattatgttttaaataaaaatatttatataaaatgattttatttttgtaaattattttataaaaatgtattttatttaaaatatagttgtataaataatttgtacaaaatgttgtatatctatcattttttttttcttgatcggTTGAGCTTCAGTTTGTGTCCAGTTTTAGCTTTACATGCTTGCTTTGTTTCGTTTCTTTTGGAATGAGAAAATTGTTGAtgaaagaaattttacaaaggattttttttttattttgtaattataactGCGGTTGATTTATTTGAAAGGGAGTTTTTAATTCGAGAAAAATTAATGACCTAAactgtataaaataaaataaaaacctaaGATTAATTTAGATGCATGTGAAAAATGTActtttacataataataataataagagatgttgaggaataatcacATATTATCTGTGGACAaagtcttggacatgtttataaggaatgaataatcatctcttgtagaaTCGGtcatatgagatgagttaggtcaTAAATTTTTTCGTGGTATTAGAGCATGCAATGGAGCCTacactacttatcccgtgaCAATGATCATAAAAAATACTGGCATGCACATGAGGGAGGGTGTTATTGCATGTGGATAAGATcttagacatgtttataagacaagaataatcatctcttataaaatttatttatgaaatgagttagacCCATAAATTTTgtcaataaaacaaaaaaagtacaCAAATTAAGGCTTTAACCGGTGATCATGACAACTATTTTGCATATGTTTATAAGGTGCATGCATGGGCATCTTGGACATGATTCTTAACATAATGTTTTTTAACAACAATATTTGCATCTGTGCTAAGGACAGCTGGTTGCTGATTCAAGGGCAGGATTGCTTCTTATccttccaatttttttcttaaatattgcaCACACGCTATTACTATATGAATAATGGAATATTATATTGTAGGCGGTGGCTATTAATCCATGATCACCTGTGCAATTTCCATTAATTACGAGATAATTATTATTAGAGATATGATATTTGTAGTGGTTATTAAcatgttgatgtcatgtttcgcaACCTGGGCAGCTCTATGCTGACAGTACTACGATAGGTGTTATTTGGAGCCTCCGACAATGTTTCAGTATGGTTGTACGGTGGCAGTTCGTATGTCTATGGCagtgaatgtaaaataaatacagaaaaaataaagagagatagacACCAAGATTTATGTAGTTCGGCAACAAGCCTACGTCTATGGGGGTTTGAGAGGGGAAATctctactataatatatttgtttacagtCACTCATGACTCCTCATATCTTATTGAATAGAGAAGGTTGAAGCTCTTCCTATTGGAGGCGTTGTCTTCCTCGAGAGgttgcttgaagaagaagattcgATTGACAGAGAGTTTAGTCGGTGTGAGAAGTAAAAAAGATCTTCATTTTATGTTGTCTGGGCATCCCCTTTTATATATTGTCTAACCCTTTATTGCACATACCAGTCTGTCATGAGGTGAATAGAGAAGGTTGAAGCTCTTCCTATTGGAGGCGTTGTCTTCCTCGAGAGgttgcttgaagaagaagattcgATTGACAGAGAGTTTAGTCGGTGTGAGAAGTAAAAAAGATCTTCATTTTATGTTGTCTGGGCATCCCTTTTTATATATTGTCTAACCCTTTATTGCACATACCAGTCTGTCATGAGGTGATAGGTTTCCCTTGCGTAAACTCTTTCCCTTCTTCCTCTGACTCTCTGATACTTATAAGCTCTCATAGTCTCATGTCCCTCTTGTCTATTTCTTATCTCCTTTTTGTCTCTAGTGATAGCTCGATAGGCTGGGTTCAATTATGGACTATGTGCACTTTATCACtctacataatttataattgtatctagcattagtattattattataaagctcaataataattaattaagcataaatTTGGAAGGTTATAAGCTTGTAAAGTGAACTAAAGTCTCGGACTACTCCTGGCCAATAAATTAGGCTTGCTTTTGCTTGCTTGCGTGCCTAGAGAAATTGTATCATAAATGAAAGAGAAACAATGTTTATAGTTTTAGAGAGTACAAGTTTCgcgtattctttttttaaaaaataaataaatttaaaattcacatgaaaaatttattttttaataattaaccctccttttttaataaatgaatacgTAAAGCTTGCATACCTTATATCCTTAAGAGTGCATTTAGGGAATGAAGTACTTGTCCTctcgaaaaattaaaaaaaaaaaattatttacaagttAATGTGAATGACACATCATCTACATATAAGTTGTAGTAGTACTATTATAATTAAATGCAAAGGGCACACAGATACTTCATTATGGAATGCaggaattaataatattttttccaaaaattccAATTCCATTCTCTTGTGTaaccttttgattttgattttcttgccTATGAAACTGAAAGTAGGTTTGGGAACAAAAAAATGTTGCATCATTACATGATGCAAACggaacatttttattttttggtttgttaCGTTTGGATTCTTGAATGAGTTCAGTCCATCTCAATTGGGTTCTGATTTAGACCTATCCTAAATCTAAACACATAACtcttaaatcattaaatataatttaacttaaaatctttttacacgtgagattcacaatatttttcaactcaacgcTTCTTTACACATAatatccataatattttttaattttttataaatatatctaaaatcatcttaacatctaaatacattttaagTAAGCTTCATAAAACTCACttcataatttattacaatttataaaaaactcaaatcatctcaatccaaCTCAAAATCCAATATGATCAAATAACTTTAAACATGCATGATCTAGAACGCAATTTGGGCCAATCAGCCCAGTGTGAGGCTCTAGTTAGAGGGAGATAAAATTGAGAATCTGATACGTGGAAAATGGACCCATGATCAATTCATTCTCATATGGGTCTCATTCAAATGATCCAACCAATCCTTAATCTTTCTGACTTCTTCAGGCTCCTCCATTAATCTACAGACAATTGCCATAAATTACCATCAAAACTTATGTCACAATTATGCACATCAAAAGTCTGCATTCGGCCTATGATTTAAACATAAGAAAAGTAGTACTGGTCCTGAAGATTCAAGATCAAAAGGTCGATTCCAATTCAGTAAACAAAATAGACGTACGtacaagtaattaattaatcaatcaGGCCATGCAACCCAGATTAAGGCGACGGTtgatagtaaattgagatgagatgtgatgaattggtataaaaattaaataaaatattattagaatattattttttaatattattattgtttagaaattttaaaaaattgaattatttattatattttgtgtgagaatttaaaaaaattaaaatgatgagatgagatgaaataaaatactttttatatcaaaatcagATCTAAAGCATCTCCGGAATTATCCAGTTTGCATGGCTACTGGGAAAACAGGCTAGACTATATACACTGGAGATCAAGAGGGGGGATTAATATACTTAATTGTTGGATAAGAGAATCAGAAAAAAGAGCACGAAAAATCAAAAGAATTGGCATAATTGTGAGATCATGAGGAGTTAAATCCATAGTTTTCATGGATGAAAACAAATGTAGTACTTTACCTAAACAATAAATTTAGTCCTAAGTGCAATATCCACCTATCAGCATCCTCACCAAACAATATTGATTTGTCATTGATCATTACAATGAGTTTTATCATACGCAAAACCAAATTATTGGTCAAAAAGCAGGTGGCTTATCTACTACACGAGAccaattgaaaaattataaataaaataataaataaataaaatagtcaaaataCATTAACACATGATTATGAAACTGATGTGATCATATGGTAATAGGGTTTATTATCCATATATACCTTTTATGCTACAGTACCAAGTATTTTGTCGGCAGGTAGGtcatatatagaatatttaatgtagaatatttattttatattctctcATGTGTAGGtaacgtaaaatatttaattaagaaaaatactctagtcataaaagaattacacaaaagtaaacttataaactaacatgatttgatatgatacgtcgTATTgtaatgttacttttattataaattagatctaacagattttataaaaatatatcagttTCTGGATTTACTTTTATGCAATCTATTTGTGTCTGTAGTATGTCTATTTAACtaaatagaaatagaatgtaAAGTCAGGATTTAAACTTAGAATATCTTATCTGATATCACGTAAAATCACTACTTATAAAACtagacaaattttattatttaatttatatctcaACGCACATGTTACGTGAGAGTTTTTAACTTTGAATGTTGCCTAATTAATTGTGGATTTcatgggaaaaataaaataatgttgcGGGATTCACACTCCAATATTTTAAAGTAGGTGTTTGGGAGGGGGGACAAATTAAAATGACATGCATATTCCCCCACTATACCTACCtaccaaaaaagaaagtacCCCTTTCAAATTCTAAACCTGCCTTTGAAACATACACTAAAAACTAACCAACATTCCTTTTAATTAAGCTTTTTCCTACATTggggatttatatatataatcatgttcTAATTATGACGGTATTCCTACTCACTTATTGCATCATTAATCATTCCTAATTAAATGGATATGGTTATAATGAAGAGTTTTACCCATAGAGGGTGTAGCACGAGAGTAGTCACTGATAAGGCTAAatagactttttatttttttatcattattttttgtacattttttttatattcttaaataaatttttaaaaaatttacaaattcatTTAAACATACTTCCTTAtcaaataagtaaaaaaaaaaaaaaaataaaacaaaataaaatattgatcgGTGACTTTTGTAGGGCTGCATCCTCGGTGGAAGCAACATTTTCCTATAATTAATATGgctcttaatttatttatttgtattttggtaAATTCTCTAAGACCCACGGCTAATTCCAATGGTAAAACGTCAGGTCGTAAAAGTCATTTGCCTAGTCCGCACCACAACGGCATAAAGTTTGAGCAATGGTGGATCAGCTCAATAAACTATAAGTGTGATGCCAtgcaaaccattttttttttacatttactcataaaatttttgaaataatatatatatatatatatatatatatataaagaagtgctacacttataaattttttatcaaagtaaaattataaaatgatgtactTTCTTatggttaaatttattttataataaaaataattaattttatgaattgatatatTGCATCAACCTacatagtttaattttataaaatacctttACCACtaatttatttctctaaaaaatatcatttgaatAGTTTCACTCTTATAATAGTTGAGCGGTGCTATTATACCGTTAATAATTAATTGCAACTTATTATTaggtcaaaattaatattttttttaattttttttattattttaaaatatttttaaaaattataaaaatatcaatatattaataattattttttaaaaaaattaaaagtaaaataaaattcatgaagtgtcaaaatgattaaacaaattaaatggacaagataacatttttcataataatttcTGTCGAATCGGATCAAATTAAATGCTGACGAAAGCAGTGATGAAATGCTTGAGTCAGAGTGAAAAAAACGAGGAAGTAGCTGTGTCAATATGCGGTTGGGTGCACCACTTTCCACCATCCGAATCGTGGGCCTCCATGTCCAAAATCTTAGGTCCCACGCTGCTTTCATAAACCCAATGGTGGGCCACCCCCACTCTTTCTTCCTCCAGTCTCCTTCTCCTTCCCTTTACATATCACGTGTTCTCACGCGCCAAGACAATTCCATTTAATTTGGTCgttttgtgttttattattattattattattaatatattaataaaagtccAAAATCAATGAGAAGAAATAGCCAAAACCCCAGAGGGCACTGCTACTCATTTTCTTGTCATGATCGAAATGCAACTTACATgatttcctatatataaaaatgggcTTTGTGTGGCCTTACAAAAGATagagattaatttataatttttacatatatattccacataaatgaaaaaaaaaatatattcttatctGAATtagttttatgaaaaatataataaagagacTTCCctaacataaatattattttggatttaGTGTGATTTAAGgcaaataaatagaatatgcatttgcaaaaaaaatagATTCGTGTTGATAAAGcctaattttgtaatattgatgcttcaaagttttgaaatggatcgaaaatgataattacatgattaccataaaattttaatagatcACTTGAATATGATGTTCTTGTACTTATAACTTCTAATTATTGTGCAGgctagttataaaaaaattctgtaaaaataatttataaattgacttgATTTAATGTGATAAGTCAgattgtacaattatttttattataaagtaaatctaatatattacgTGAAGTCACAtcaagttataaatttatttttataaaatctttttgtagcTGCATCACTTTTCTTTCAAGAACTTTTAAGagttattaattataatcaAGACATTTTGgctattattttcaaaacaggATGTTTGATCATCATTATACGAGGATTaatgttgtgtttggatgttggagtgagttgagttgagatgataaaatattattaaaatattattttttaatattattattattttgagatttgaaaaagttgaattgtttattatattttgtattgagatttgaaaaagttgtaatgatgagttgagattagtttaaaatccaaacgaagcctaaaaggGTCATTTAGATGTAAAAAAGGACTTATCAAATATATGGACgttttatatttcatgaattTCCCAAGACATCAATATTtattacatatacatatatatatatatatatatatttatgaaaatatggGTGTGTTAATTTTCAATGCAAGCCTTGGGAGAGTTTGCATCCACATGCGCAGAACAAGCGTGAGACTAGCTAACctccaaaataaacaacatTTGATTTCCCCCAAAGAAAGGGAAGCCCCCCCCCACATACTATATAAAGGTGGGTGAGTGCCGGCTTGGGTTCTCCTAAAGTTGGTGGACTGGTGTGTGGCAAAACTACTGGGGTTCTAATAGGAGTGATGGGTAGGCAACCTTGTTGTGACAAGCTTGGAGTGAAGAAAGGGCCATGGACGGTTGAAGAGGACAAGAAATTGGTCAATTTCATCCTCACCCACGGCCAATGTTGTTGGCGTGCCGTCCCCAAGCTTGCCGGCCTACGCCGCTGCGGCAAGAGCTGCCGCCTCCGCTGGACTAATTACCTCAGGCCCGACTTGAAACGAGGCCTGCTTACCGATGCTGAGGAGCAACTTGTTATTGATCTTCATGCTCGTCTTGGAAATAGGTGCTTAATTCGATCTCTTTGTGATCATCAGTACTCTTTGTTAACTGGGCAAGAATTTACAGTTTAAATGCAAAGTTGTTCTCCTGTCATCGGaaaactttttgtttgtttttgctgTTTTTCTGGGATCTCTAGTGCTTTAAGTACTACTACTGGGTGTGTAAAAACACACGCATTCAAAGGAAACTGATCAAGACTGGGAATCACCAGAAAACATGATTGGTTTCAACTTTTTGAAATGTGACAGATGAAAATGTAACCAAGTCAAAGATTATTACTTCACAGTTCTAAGAAGTGACCATAAGATAATCTAAATTTTACACTGTTCCTTTACGTACACATGAATCATGTAAAACTTGGTCAAATATATATGGTCGGAGATAAGATCAGTAGTACTAGGGTATCCAAAATTATGATCCTATagacataaataaatttgatttaGTAGTACAAGTAGTGCGTTATAATTGATGTTTCTGGACATTAACAAGTAGAATGCCATCTTTTAATAAAAGTTCAAGatgttttctcttttattttttatttatttttaatggtcTTTCTTGCTCTGATCTCCGCCTTAAAATACTGCTGCACTTTCACTATCTGTAGGTGGTCGAAAATTGCTGCAAGATTGCCCGGAAGAACCGATAACGAGATCAAGAATCATTGGAACACCCACATCAAGAAGAAGCTTATTAAGATGGGTATTGATCCAATCACGCATGAATCTCTTCATAAGGAAGCTACCCCACAAGATCAAGCCCTCTGTCACGCTAATGATCAAAGAGATATGGAAGTCAGTCATGCAGAATCACCAAAAGTATATGGCTCAATCTCCTCCAGCACCGACAGTTCTAATGCCCCAACAGAGAACTCCTCGACAACCGATGAATCTCGGTCGTCGGACCCCGGTGATAGTGACCTATTGATGAGTACTCACATATGGTCAGAGACCTTTCTTGACGACTCGTTCTGGAATTCCTTAGGCACTAGAGATCAGAGCTGCAGTAGTAAAGACATTGGATTGCCAACATCAGTGGACATTTGTAACTCTGATCAGTGGTTATTGGACTACAAGGATTTTGGAGAAGAGGATTTTGGGCTTGGCTTTTTCAGTGGCACGGACATGAATTCTCTAGACATGGGTGGTTGCCACTGACCAAGCTCAAAACAGCACCTGAAAGGGTTACTTCATAATTGGACACTTTTTGGTCCTAATTCTTCCAATTTCCAATGTCTGTTTAATACAATTTTAGAAACTTTTAGCAACATACAGCAAGTTGTGCATTTAGAAAGCTTACAAGAATTCTAGCTGCTCATGAGTCCCATCAAGGAAATGGGTATAGCCATCAAGTATGGGTTGGAAAAGTTTGCTTTTTTCCCAATATATATGGGAGGATACCCATCTATCAATCTTTCTGTTCCAGTACACAAGATTGGAGCCAATTCAGGGTTTCTAAATGCATAGGATAATGCAGATTAATGCTACCCATACCCCCCCTTTTTATCTTTTCAGATTTTAGACTTTGTTTTGTAATAATGCTACCAAAAAGCTCACCCCACTCAAAAGAGATGTGTGGTTGAAGCACAGGTGCATGACAGGACCCCTATGTAAATGGATGGTAGTCTGTAAACATGTGTAATGCAGTAAGATATTGCATCCAacttctataataataataataataatcgcTGGTTGATCCCAAGAATAGCTTATGCACATCTCTTTTTTCCCCCTTCCACAATGGcatgatgaaatattattacCTGTTTCTTTGCCTTCATGATATCTTAATTATGAATATCAATCTAGCTAgattacatgcatgcatcccGGCCGGTGCAAGATATGATCTATTTGAAGCCATTTGTGGAGATCATAGCTAGCTTTGAAAAGAGAACAACATCCATCCatgatggtgatgatgaaggtatcagctagctagctagctagctcactCAACCTGCATACTACTCATGGATGGTATCTAGTTGTTGGTGTGTGTTGGTTGCTTCCCTTGCTTGTCACTTCACTTTACACCTTACACCTAAGTTACTTGTTCTAAACATAGTGTTAATCGCACACCACTCAATTCATTATTTCTATTTGATTtgcaatttataaaaaaaaaaaaaaaaaaaaaaattgtaccgCAAATCCGAATTAAGTCTTCtcattttaagaatatatttacACCCATGATCAACTTGTTATTAAAATGACTTTTAAAACATATCCATGGACCATCATGACAaccatcttatatataattttattattttcttggacacaaaaaattcaacatcaactattaaaaaaatagaagattgtaagaataaaataaacaaaaaatatttcataaattaaaaagaaagcataaaaaatttaaaaacaaatcatgtttttttaatgagttgagTGCTCTCTTACCTCAACTCAGGTGGCATGGATAGAAGGACCAATACTCAATATCAAcaaccagttttttttttttcttttatttttgagaaattattaGTTCATATGCAatcttataaaactaaatttataaattgacatgatctTTATATAAAATGTCAAACTATAAAACTCTTTTATTCAAATCGATTTAATATCTTACAATAAGGTAGACTAATttataaatgagaaaatatatttacaatcgtgaattatgcaaccgtcgcgtaatccctttaaaaaaaataaataaaacatgagacctacataaagaaaattaattttttaataataaaattaattttttaataatgaatctaaattaattttttaataataaaattattttttaataattaatcttactctttttcaaaacgattataagACGTCTACACATTTTACAGTTACATGTAGAATtacttattataaattataagttcGTTTTTATAGAATCTCGATATAGATCTAGGCTTCCAgtgcttctttttctttgtaatgCTCTTTTTGAAgcac containing:
- the LOC109014093 gene encoding protein ODORANT1-like, whose product is MGRQPCCDKLGVKKGPWTVEEDKKLVNFILTHGQCCWRAVPKLAGLRRCGKSCRLRWTNYLRPDLKRGLLTDAEEQLVIDLHARLGNRWSKIAARLPGRTDNEIKNHWNTHIKKKLIKMGIDPITHESLHKEATPQDQALCHANDQRDMEVSHAESPKVYGSISSSTDSSNAPTENSSTTDESRSSDPGDSDLLMSTHIWSETFLDDSFWNSLGTRDQSCSSKDIGLPTSVDICNSDQWLLDYKDFGEEDFGLGFFSGTDMNSLDMGGCH